A window of Acropora muricata isolate sample 2 chromosome 6, ASM3666990v1, whole genome shotgun sequence genomic DNA:
tctttactTTTGCAATTTGTTTCGTTTCTAATGACTGACTCGTTGCTTGGAGATCACTGCCAATTTGAAGCAACGCAGAAAAACTACCCTCCGTTGTCTTTTCACCGTTTTTTATAAAAACGATATTCTTGACCTCATTTAACACCTGTAAATTGTGAGTAATCATCAAGCGAGTTTTTCCGTTTAGTAAGGTATTGATGCAATTGTGGAATATGTGCTGTCCGACATTTGAATCCACTGCACTCAGAGGATCATCCAACAAGTAGATATCTGCATCAGAGTACACCGCACGAGCTAATTCAACACGAGCCCTCTGTCCGCCACTCAGAACTATTCCGCGTTCTCCAACACGTGTCATGTCACCATAAGGAAACCCTTCTAAGTCTTTATCAAGATCGCAAGCCTCCAGCGTTTTGCGATAATTACGTGAGTCAAACGTTTTGCCAAACAATATGTTGTCTCGTACAGTTCCAGAAAACACCCAGGGCTGCTGACTAACCCAGGCAATTCGACCTTGACACGATATCTCGCCGTCAAGGAGGGGCATTTCGTTTAGAATGGCACAGAATACAGAGGATTTTCCGGAACCAACGGGACCAGTGATAAAAAGAAGATCACCGTTTTCAGCTTTTAAACATAGAGATTTCAAAGTGGGTCGATTCCAGCCTCCACTCCAACTACACACCACATTCTGAAGACAAACTGTTTTGGGTTTGCATTCACTAGAGAACTGAGTCTCTCTCGTTTTTGCGAAAGCATCTTGGAGATATTTTTGAACATCGATATTGTGATGCTCGAGTAAGTCTTGGATGCGACTCAAAGCCTTTGAAAAGTCAGCCAAATCTTTAGCTCCTTGTGCTATGATCCACGTAACATCATCTTTCATTGAATTCAGGATTGCCAGGAACATGAAGGTGTTGTATGCATTGAGCTCTAATCCACTTAATCTCATTGTGATCAATGACATGAAAGCAGCGACAGTATTGCAAGAGAAATATAAAGTGCTGAAGGTTGCTAATATGGCTGTTTTCCGTCTGATCAACTTGATTTCATTTCTGAACGACAACAAGAACACAAAGATAAGCGATTAGCTTGGATAGTTTACCTTAGTTTGTTGTAGGGATAAACTATTAAGTATTTGTGTCGTGTGAGCAAAGTCCGTTCCATTGTTATTGCTGTGCTACCGTATCAGTCCAgaagcaaaaaaggaaaatttggtcTCAAACAAGTTGACCTGGGTCAAATTGCCAATTCCCACCATGAAAAGCTCTTCGTTTCGTTGAACATTAGCTCTTCGCCAATATAAGGAGTctaagcaaagacgacggcaacggcaaagacaacgccagaaaacaatgatctgattggttaaaaggGGAAAAATAATCGAGATGCACGTGCGGCCCAAATTCTTTGACGACCACCTGACATTTCCAAATtgaaggttttaacgacaaggTGAACACTCAAAAGTAAATCTTCTATTCCCTTCATTTAACTATACGGCGCTCCTACGAGTCCATTTTAAGCGTAGTTTGTCAACGATACAGTGGGCAAAAGGCAATAATATTCACCGTtattcaaatgattatttttcAGTGACGTTTATCTGCCGTACTAGTAACCATCGTgactgcttaaactccctattcacTCGAATCGTGAACGCTGATAAAATTGCTTCTAACTGTATTTAGGATTGAGGACTATTATGTTGACGCCCATTCTTCAATCAATATTGAAATTATCGTGGCTTATAACTATATCTGTATTTCGCAAAACATTCGTAATCTTATGCTGTAGTGATATTGTAGCCATATTGTAATCTTTTAGCTTTTAATTTACTCCCGTGAATGACAAATGGCATTTAAACGATTTTACTCTTTCTAACGCCAGACACTTTacttttactcgtcaatggggaatcccttgggagtgaaagggttactacaccttttgctgttcagatttagagaaaatacgcaatcatttgcactaaaagtcaaataatgcgaaaataagttcatttgcgccaatcggcattcaattgcgcgaaatgcaccctccacaaggatatctgcataattgcaaacatttaattaattaattatttctcGAATTCTCTCTGCTGGACGGTTCATCTGTGCGTCTTTTTCTACTctaccaggagcctatgagtgaGAGCATGCAACttcactatattcctgtcacggcgttttcatagaccgatttatttttagatagaatctcctcggaattagactcccataaggtgccatgaccaatcacgagacacttattgacgtcactggctcactggaccggaactgcctttctttcacaaaagaaaaggtgcactaaaaatagatcagtctgtaaaaatgccgtgacgtaGGCGtggtatgggagttgcatgttTCTGGTCATCAGCTCCTGACTGTATCGTATACTTGCATAAAATGCCAGGAAGAAATAGGATTCCTATAGAACACAGAGAGAGAATAGTCCGTGCTTTTGAGGACGAGGCAGTTAGTGGCAGAAACGTTAGGAGTAAATCGTTCCATGGCGAGAAGAATCGACGCTCAATACATTACAGAATGGCGTATTAGAGAAATACCACGCGGCGGCCGAAAGAACGTGCTAGTTGACGACGAAATGAGGCAGCGCCTGGAAGATATTTTCAATGAGAAGTGTGTTGTTACACTAAGCCAGATAAATGGAGAGTTGAAGCGAAGAGTTCCTGCCGAACCTCCGATGCATGACCGGACCGCTGCTCAAAGTTTGGAAGGAAGGCTGTTTCGCGTTAAACTGGGTCGGCCCGTTCCAGCAGAGAGAAACAGACGTGTTGTTttgcaaaaaggcaaaaatatGGAAACTGGTTCACCAACCAAGGCATTATGCACCACCGTGTTTTTATCGGTGATGTGGTTACAAAATGTGCATGGACTGCCAGGAATCACGGAAGGGCGAGGCAGGGTGAGCGTACATAAAGACAAGTATGGTGCCAGCGAGGACAGAACGTGACCGTGGCCCTAGAAGTATCGCCCGTTGACAGCCTGGTGTTTCATTCCGCCTGTATCGGCGGGATAAATGCACCCCGTAGTAACGACTTCTTGGCCCAGATGAGGCAAAATGTAGACCCCGACGAGGAGGTTATCTTCATTTACGACAGTGCG
This region includes:
- the LOC136920116 gene encoding ATP-binding cassette sub-family C member 4-like; translated protein: MRLSGLELNAYNTFMFLAILNSMKDDVTWIIAQGAKDLADFSKALSRIQDLLEHHNIDVQKYLQDAFAKTRETQFSSECKPKTVCLQNVVCSWSGGWNRPTLKSLCLKAENGDLLFITGPVGSGKSSVFCAILNEMPLLDGEISCQGRIAWVSQQPWVFSGTVRDNILFGKTFDSRNYRKTLEACDLDKDLEGFPYGDMTRVGERGIVLSGGQRARVELARAVYSDADIYLLDDPLSAVDSNVGQHIFHNCINTLLNGKTRLMITHNLQVLNEVKNIVFIKNGEKTTEGSFSALLQIGSDLQATSQSLETKQIAKVKNERSVRE